The following proteins are co-located in the Haloarcula marismortui ATCC 43049 genome:
- a CDS encoding DUF63 family protein, with translation MVLPSGLALPPLEYTVALLAGTLVVTALLYALEPPINQRTVVALTPWMALGGALHAFHQPPIEAYRPVVTPLFGAPAVYLTTFVTLGVVWVTLTLFSVRRGHSETISRNLGYIGIGLLTVLLVIAVVMALESGLLGLIWPTIAVIVATVVTAVTVLAVALWRTPVVVRMRYAAPTVVFAHMLDGVSTAVGADVIGITERTPIPARIMEFAGTLPTAPYLGKGWLFVFVKLLVAIGVVFLLDDYLEEDPVEASLLLAVVTAVGIGPATNNIVLFLFSPV, from the coding sequence ATGGTACTGCCTTCGGGGTTAGCGCTCCCGCCGCTTGAGTACACTGTGGCGCTGCTTGCGGGCACGCTCGTGGTGACAGCGCTGTTGTACGCCCTCGAACCACCGATCAACCAGCGGACCGTGGTCGCCCTGACGCCGTGGATGGCGCTCGGCGGCGCACTCCACGCGTTCCATCAGCCACCGATTGAAGCGTACCGGCCGGTGGTCACACCGCTGTTTGGCGCGCCGGCGGTGTATCTTACGACGTTCGTCACGCTGGGCGTCGTCTGGGTTACGCTGACGCTGTTCAGCGTTCGACGCGGCCACAGCGAGACGATATCGCGGAATCTGGGGTATATCGGCATCGGACTCCTGACGGTACTTCTCGTCATCGCTGTCGTGATGGCACTGGAGTCCGGCCTGCTGGGGCTTATCTGGCCAACTATCGCTGTCATCGTCGCGACTGTCGTCACCGCGGTGACGGTGCTTGCGGTTGCGCTGTGGCGGACACCGGTCGTGGTTCGGATGCGCTATGCGGCCCCGACGGTCGTGTTCGCGCACATGCTTGACGGCGTCTCGACGGCGGTTGGCGCTGACGTTATTGGGATCACGGAACGAACACCGATCCCGGCCCGAATCATGGAGTTCGCCGGCACGCTCCCGACGGCCCCATATCTCGGCAAAGGCTGGCTGTTCGTGTTCGTCAAGCTGCTTGTGGCGATTGGGGTCGTCTTCCTGCTGGATGACTATCTTGAAGAAGATCCCGTCGAAGCGAGCCTCTTGCTCGCGGTCGTGACGGCCGTCGGCATCGGCCCGGCCACGAACAATATCGTCCTGTTCCTGTTCAGTCCGGTCTGA
- a CDS encoding tRNA (N(6)-L-threonylcarbamoyladenosine(37)-C(2))-methylthiotransferase — protein sequence MARYHIETYGCTSNRGETQQIEQALREGGHHPADGPESADVAILNTCTVLEKTERNMLARAKELDSETPADLVITGCMALAQGEEFQSADIDAEVLHWDDVPQYVLNGECPTITPDTETVLNGVVGILPIARGCMSDCSYCITKQATGRIESPSVEENVEKARALVHAGAKEIRITGQDTGVYGWDTNQGTSLLPELLDRICSDIDGDFRVRVGMANPKGLHGVREELAAVFAEHDELYNFIHAPVQSGSDDVLADMRRQHAVSEYLEVVETLDDQLDYWTLSTDFIVGFPTEEPADHEQSMALLRETRPEKINVTRFSKRPGTDADNMKGLGGQIKKDRSKEMSEAKMELMAEAYEEMVGHTSSVLLVEDGTDESLVGYDEAYRQVVIADAQERGLEIGDTVDVEITSHNTVYAFGEPIERAQIAD from the coding sequence ATGGCCCGGTATCACATCGAGACGTACGGGTGTACCTCGAACAGAGGTGAGACCCAGCAGATCGAGCAGGCGCTCCGGGAGGGCGGGCACCACCCCGCCGACGGGCCGGAGTCCGCCGACGTGGCGATCCTCAACACCTGTACGGTGCTTGAGAAAACCGAACGCAACATGCTCGCGCGGGCCAAAGAACTCGATAGCGAAACGCCGGCCGACCTCGTCATCACGGGCTGTATGGCGCTCGCGCAGGGTGAGGAGTTCCAGAGCGCCGACATCGACGCCGAGGTGCTCCACTGGGACGATGTCCCACAGTACGTTCTCAACGGAGAATGCCCGACGATCACGCCGGATACCGAGACGGTGCTCAACGGCGTCGTCGGCATCCTCCCCATCGCTCGGGGCTGTATGTCAGACTGCTCCTACTGCATCACCAAGCAGGCGACCGGGCGAATCGAATCGCCCTCTGTCGAGGAGAACGTTGAGAAGGCCCGCGCGCTCGTCCACGCCGGCGCGAAGGAAATCCGTATCACCGGCCAAGATACGGGCGTTTACGGCTGGGATACGAATCAGGGCACGAGCCTTCTACCGGAGCTACTCGACCGCATCTGCTCCGACATCGACGGCGATTTCCGAGTTCGTGTCGGCATGGCGAACCCGAAGGGACTCCACGGCGTCCGTGAGGAACTCGCAGCGGTGTTTGCCGAACACGACGAACTGTACAACTTCATCCACGCGCCGGTCCAGTCCGGCAGCGACGACGTGCTGGCCGATATGCGCCGGCAACACGCCGTTTCGGAGTATCTGGAGGTCGTCGAGACGCTGGACGACCAGCTGGACTACTGGACACTGTCGACGGACTTCATCGTCGGCTTCCCGACCGAGGAGCCGGCGGACCACGAGCAATCGATGGCGCTGCTGCGCGAGACCCGCCCCGAGAAGATCAACGTCACGCGCTTCTCGAAGCGGCCCGGCACCGACGCCGACAACATGAAAGGGCTCGGCGGCCAGATCAAGAAGGACCGCTCGAAGGAAATGAGCGAAGCGAAGATGGAACTGATGGCCGAGGCCTACGAGGAGATGGTCGGCCACACGTCTTCGGTGTTGCTCGTCGAGGATGGCACCGACGAGTCGCTGGTGGGCTACGACGAGGCCTACCGGCAGGTCGTCATTGCCGACGCACAGGAGCGGGGCCTGGAAATCGGCGACACGGTTGACGTGGAGATCACGAGCCACAACACCGTGTACGCCTTCGGCGAGCCGATCGAGCGGGCCCAGATAGCGGACTGA
- a CDS encoding cation diffusion facilitator family transporter, translated as MSRRTTLRRVGLLVLGVNLLLVLLKAGVWLTTGSFAVQSEAVNSAADTAYSLVIVAGLYLTTRPPDFEHPHGHERIEPFVSLFVAAGIFAAGGFVLWNAGTALLTGNISVTQGPAAVLVLAFSAVAKYALYRYCLRAGTDRNSPALIATAKDNRNDILTAGAALVGVGGAMAGYPIADPLAALVVAIGIIYTGIEVVQENVTYLVGGAPPEDLRREILRRALDHPKVSGAHDVIAHYVGPEIDVSLHIEVEGDLTLFEAHDIETAVIKSIEELPEVDDAFIHVDPKELGEWKDDEEVERLADLE; from the coding sequence ATGTCACGCCGCACGACGCTCAGGCGAGTCGGCCTGCTCGTTCTCGGCGTCAACCTTCTCCTCGTGCTGCTGAAAGCCGGCGTCTGGCTCACTACCGGAAGCTTCGCCGTCCAGTCCGAGGCGGTCAACAGCGCCGCTGACACCGCCTACTCGCTGGTCATCGTTGCCGGGCTGTACCTGACGACGCGCCCGCCTGACTTCGAGCACCCCCACGGCCACGAACGCATCGAGCCGTTCGTCTCGCTGTTCGTTGCCGCGGGTATCTTCGCCGCTGGCGGGTTCGTCCTCTGGAACGCCGGGACTGCCCTGCTGACCGGGAACATCTCGGTAACACAGGGGCCAGCCGCCGTGCTCGTGCTCGCCTTCTCGGCCGTCGCGAAGTACGCCCTCTACCGCTACTGTCTCCGCGCGGGCACGGACCGTAACTCCCCGGCGCTCATTGCGACGGCGAAGGACAACCGCAACGACATCCTCACCGCGGGAGCGGCGCTGGTCGGCGTCGGTGGTGCGATGGCCGGTTACCCCATCGCTGACCCGCTGGCTGCGCTCGTCGTCGCCATCGGCATCATCTACACCGGCATCGAGGTCGTACAGGAAAACGTCACCTATCTCGTTGGCGGCGCACCGCCAGAGGACCTTCGGCGCGAAATCCTCCGCCGCGCGCTGGACCACCCGAAGGTCAGCGGCGCACATGACGTTATCGCCCACTACGTCGGCCCTGAAATCGACGTGAGCCTCCACATCGAGGTGGAAGGTGACCTGACGCTGTTTGAGGCCCACGACATCGAGACGGCGGTCATCAAATCAATCGAGGAGCTTCCGGAGGTCGACGACGCGTTCATTCACGTCGACCCGAAGGAACTCGGCGAGTGGAAAGACGACGAAGAAGTGGAACGACTCGCTGACTTGGAGTGA
- a CDS encoding nucleoside phosphorylase, giving the protein MAKQPHLLVEPGDLTDIALVPGDPGRVDRIAGLCDDHEVVAENREYKLVNATYDGRELTICSTGIGSPSTAIAVEELEAVGVETLIRVGTTGALQEGIEIGDMVVANGAAKDEGTSQRYESKAVPAVPDYDVLSSLVDAAEANDEDVHVGPIATDDAFYAETDEYINDWEAAGLLAVEMEAAALFSLCRRKGLRSGAICTVDGNLVEGTQKGETEDEELPEKAKNNVERAIEISLTAAASL; this is encoded by the coding sequence ATGGCGAAACAACCCCATCTACTCGTCGAACCGGGTGACCTGACAGACATCGCGCTCGTGCCGGGCGACCCCGGACGCGTCGACCGCATTGCTGGCCTCTGTGACGACCACGAGGTCGTTGCGGAGAACCGCGAGTACAAACTCGTCAACGCAACCTACGACGGCCGCGAACTGACGATCTGTTCGACCGGCATCGGTTCGCCGTCGACGGCCATCGCCGTCGAGGAACTCGAGGCGGTCGGCGTCGAGACGCTCATCCGCGTCGGGACGACCGGCGCGCTGCAGGAAGGCATCGAGATCGGCGACATGGTCGTCGCCAACGGCGCGGCCAAGGACGAGGGAACGTCCCAGCGCTACGAATCCAAGGCTGTCCCGGCCGTGCCGGACTACGACGTGCTCTCGTCGCTGGTCGACGCCGCCGAGGCGAACGACGAGGACGTTCACGTCGGCCCCATCGCCACGGACGACGCCTTCTACGCCGAGACGGATGAATACATCAACGACTGGGAGGCCGCCGGCCTGCTGGCCGTCGAGATGGAGGCCGCCGCGCTGTTCTCCCTGTGTCGCCGTAAGGGCCTGCGCTCAGGCGCTATCTGTACCGTCGACGGAAACCTCGTCGAGGGGACACAGAAGGGCGAAACCGAGGACGAGGAACTCCCAGAGAAAGCCAAGAACAACGTTGAGCGTGCCATCGAAATCAGTCTGACGGCGGCCGCGTCGCTGTAG
- a CDS encoding HPP family protein, with protein MLDQFRKRLRAAARRLRRVERRELQDFRRWAEVTENLVHLSMLVFVPLAIVLVTTLANAVPRLSFLLFPPLAAGSYTLFVDPTSKYSDPKRFVAGLTIGAVCGLGALAVSNSYLTAPGGQFGVNALGAGLAVFATGVVTWPLDIEEPSSYSTALLALLVEPNQRATFVTSIFLASVLVAVLFIIWREQFYEQRATYLYESMSGDDHVLVPMRGDSAGQTAMLGARLAAAHEAGKVVLLDMVADSDAATTKQSLTRDTIQLDIRSENGSESPPARTRLIGDGGDPATAGVSPDKTDLDAEVDWLETHADRIETRTGVSCQVVVASDDGSPAKTTLQTAAETNCDLIVAPYESQHGALTPYLQRLFRSKSDIVVHRSRSDRTRWKQVIVPVRSVSDVAHNMVDFATRLAGRSGRVAVATCIGSRGDRRRAEEMLADLIEPYEGAFETRVPRTSIQTFLSDTASQYDLVMIGASRDRSKASRFISPPTFERLEDVETDIAIVDRGRA; from the coding sequence ATGCTCGACCAGTTCCGGAAGCGACTCCGTGCGGCGGCAAGGCGACTCCGGCGGGTCGAGCGCCGCGAACTACAGGACTTCAGACGCTGGGCCGAGGTGACTGAAAACCTTGTCCACCTTTCGATGCTGGTGTTCGTCCCGCTTGCTATCGTGCTGGTGACGACGCTGGCAAACGCCGTCCCACGACTGAGTTTCCTGCTGTTTCCGCCGCTCGCAGCGGGGTCGTACACGCTGTTCGTCGACCCGACGAGCAAGTACTCCGACCCGAAGCGGTTCGTCGCGGGGCTCACCATCGGCGCGGTCTGTGGACTGGGCGCACTTGCCGTTTCGAACAGTTACCTCACAGCGCCGGGCGGCCAGTTCGGCGTCAACGCGCTCGGTGCCGGCCTGGCCGTCTTTGCGACTGGCGTTGTCACATGGCCGCTGGACATCGAGGAGCCGTCGTCGTACTCCACCGCCCTGCTGGCGCTGCTGGTCGAACCGAACCAGCGGGCGACGTTCGTTACTAGCATCTTCCTCGCCAGTGTACTTGTGGCGGTCCTCTTTATCATCTGGCGCGAGCAGTTCTACGAGCAGCGAGCGACGTACCTGTACGAGTCGATGTCCGGTGACGACCACGTGCTGGTCCCGATGCGTGGCGACTCGGCAGGACAGACAGCGATGCTGGGCGCACGGCTCGCGGCCGCCCACGAAGCCGGAAAAGTCGTCCTGCTCGACATGGTTGCAGACAGCGACGCCGCCACGACCAAGCAATCGCTCACGCGGGACACGATACAGCTCGATATCCGGTCAGAAAATGGCTCAGAGTCGCCGCCGGCCCGGACCCGCCTCATCGGCGATGGCGGTGACCCGGCCACTGCGGGGGTGTCGCCCGACAAGACTGACCTCGACGCGGAGGTCGACTGGCTGGAGACCCACGCCGACCGAATCGAGACGCGAACGGGCGTGTCCTGTCAGGTCGTCGTTGCGAGCGACGATGGCTCGCCGGCCAAGACGACGCTGCAAACCGCGGCCGAAACCAACTGTGACCTTATCGTCGCGCCCTACGAGAGCCAACACGGAGCGCTGACGCCGTATCTGCAGCGGCTGTTTCGAAGCAAGAGCGATATTGTCGTCCATCGGTCCCGGAGCGACCGGACCCGCTGGAAACAGGTCATCGTCCCCGTCCGGTCCGTCAGCGATGTAGCCCACAACATGGTCGACTTCGCAACGCGACTGGCCGGTCGGAGCGGACGGGTCGCCGTCGCAACCTGTATCGGTTCTCGCGGGGACCGCCGCCGGGCCGAAGAGATGCTTGCGGACCTCATCGAACCGTACGAGGGCGCGTTCGAGACAAGGGTTCCGCGGACAAGCATCCAGACGTTTCTGTCCGATACTGCATCGCAATACGACCTCGTCATGATCGGAGCAAGCCGTGACCGGAGCAAGGCGTCGCGGTTCATTTCGCCACCGACGTTCGAACGACTGGAGGACGTGGAAACAGACATCGCTATCGTCGACCGCGGCCGGGCCTAG
- a CDS encoding DoxX family protein: MGDDSSRSWLALGRLLFGLGVALQAAEDFRDMEDAIEYAESAGVPAPDLLAPLASGMMLVGGLGTAFWRLPRVSTGAVATFLAVVTPTMHDFWNADPDDQSGERLAFFGNLAMFGGAVTFLRKAYSGD; this comes from the coding sequence ATGGGTGACGACTCATCACGTAGCTGGCTTGCACTTGGACGACTGTTGTTCGGCCTTGGCGTGGCCCTTCAGGCCGCTGAGGACTTCCGGGACATGGAAGACGCTATTGAGTACGCTGAGTCGGCGGGTGTCCCCGCGCCAGACTTGCTGGCCCCGCTGGCCTCAGGGATGATGCTGGTCGGCGGGCTCGGGACGGCATTCTGGCGGCTTCCTCGTGTTTCGACCGGTGCCGTCGCCACGTTCCTTGCCGTCGTGACCCCGACGATGCACGACTTCTGGAACGCTGACCCGGACGATCAGAGCGGCGAGCGTCTGGCTTTCTTCGGGAACCTTGCGATGTTCGGCGGAGCGGTAACGTTCCTTCGCAAAGCCTACAGTGGCGACTGA
- the deoC gene encoding deoxyribose-phosphate aldolase produces the protein MDDIPDRIEHTVLGPTTTPADVRTCLDEALQYGMRACIPPWAVPLATEYANVPLTAVIDFPHGQGQTDSVCQAAKLAWDAGADELDMVCNVGLLKAGEDDAVRDHITEVVASVPVPVKVIVEAPLLSDAELERVGQLVADADAAYLKTATGFSEGGATVHDVEILSKYLPVKASGGVGSWADAKAMFEAGAERIGASSGDTIVREWQAETAGETVTEPESDRDGADTTDGY, from the coding sequence ATGGACGATATACCAGACCGCATCGAACATACGGTCCTCGGACCGACGACGACACCGGCCGACGTGCGAACTTGCCTCGACGAGGCGCTACAGTACGGAATGCGGGCGTGCATCCCCCCGTGGGCGGTCCCGCTGGCGACTGAATACGCAAACGTCCCGCTCACGGCCGTCATCGACTTCCCACACGGTCAGGGTCAGACCGACAGCGTCTGTCAGGCGGCCAAACTGGCCTGGGACGCTGGGGCCGACGAACTGGATATGGTGTGTAACGTTGGGTTGTTAAAAGCTGGCGAGGACGACGCCGTTCGGGACCACATCACCGAAGTCGTCGCCAGCGTCCCAGTTCCCGTGAAGGTCATCGTCGAAGCGCCGCTGCTTTCCGATGCCGAACTCGAACGGGTCGGGCAACTCGTGGCTGATGCCGACGCCGCATATCTCAAGACTGCGACGGGGTTCAGCGAGGGCGGCGCGACGGTCCACGACGTGGAGATTCTCAGCAAGTACCTCCCGGTGAAAGCCAGCGGCGGCGTCGGGTCGTGGGCTGACGCCAAGGCGATGTTCGAGGCCGGGGCCGAGCGGATCGGCGCGTCGAGTGGCGATACCATCGTTCGAGAGTGGCAGGCCGAAACGGCGGGCGAAACCGTGACCGAGCCGGAATCAGACCGGGACGGCGCGGACACGACCGACGGCTACTGA